In Methanococcoides sp. LMO-2, a single window of DNA contains:
- a CDS encoding MarR family winged helix-turn-helix transcriptional regulator — translation MPDQLSFENVSIYYNKIVNDGKIDNRRDLSARLYLYLTQIKTLGDPTMSELASSVRVSKPAVSNAVKKLQEMGLVDIRESTKDRRVSHLCISDTGKEVLEVLDSADQQFFRKIEEILGDDDFKLFANLWERISQGLEEETKS, via the coding sequence ATGCCTGATCAACTATCCTTTGAAAATGTTAGCATATACTACAACAAGATCGTCAATGATGGGAAAATTGACAATCGCAGGGACCTGAGTGCAAGATTATACCTGTACCTCACTCAGATCAAAACGCTAGGTGACCCAACCATGTCAGAACTGGCAAGCAGCGTTAGAGTATCAAAACCTGCTGTAAGCAATGCGGTCAAAAAACTCCAGGAGATGGGACTTGTTGATATCCGTGAATCTACGAAGGACAGGCGTGTTTCCCACCTATGCATTTCCGATACTGGAAAAGAGGTTCTTGAGGTTCTTGATTCTGCAGATCAACAGTTCTTCAGAAAGATAGAGGAAATACTGGGTGATGACGACTTCAAGCTATTCGCAAATTTGTGGGAAAGGATCTCACAGGGACTCGAAGAGGAAACTAAATCGTAA
- the uvrA gene encoding excinuclease ABC subunit UvrA — protein MDQFIEIKGAKEHNLKNVSAKIPKNKLVVLAGPSGSGKSTFAMDILQRECQRQYMESMGLVTDGMSKPKVDEIIGLSPSIAISQRLTNRSPRSTVGTSTEILTYLRVLYAKLGERPCPNCGHIVKPVFQDDSDFEVEIEDLDDQHSDEDFQDGEFVACNNCHTKLPKLKMASFSFNKPDGFCPTCSGLGVVSTIDLTPILDKNLSIKEGAVKLWGDIFGEHYSKVFETAGKHYGIKLDASKPVKDFNEIERLVFYHGVESEEFKKLYPDKKTPKRVMDGKFEGIITFMKKKSADNIQKGISNKKIGACFKMQECSDCEGTRLRKESREVTLNNRSIVELSNYTIKELLEWTDSIPANLTEESLIIAKPVLFDIRKRILGLVNIGLDYLTIGRAMTTLSGGEAQRLRLASLLDSGLTGVLYVLDEPTTGLHPKDVDKLIHSLKKLRDLGNTVLVIEHDLDFIKEADHVIDFGPESGIEGGQIIAEGTPEEIKNNPTSITGNYLNAKNRLVNENKASVRDKISIFNAYEHNLKNVDVFIPLKELVCFTGVSGSGKSTLVFDVLNNWIMKEKVKCEKIDGLGKISRVIKVDQKPIGRASRSNVATYTDIFTPIRTLFSGLDDAKKRNLHKKHFSFNIKGGRCEKCFGLGVINLDMHFLPDTDVPCPVCHGKRFKKDVLQVKYKGYSISDILNRSIDENIEIFKSKPAIHNKLMTLKEVGLGYLELGQSTSTLSGGECQRIKLSKELGKTSDENTLFLLDEPTSGLHPRDIDKLIRLLKRIVREGNTVLIIEHSLEMVSNADWIIDLGPQGGSDGGQIIFEGTPMDIMECEASYTGKYLKSFLN, from the coding sequence ATGGACCAATTCATTGAGATAAAAGGAGCAAAAGAGCACAATCTAAAGAATGTGTCAGCTAAGATACCTAAGAATAAACTGGTTGTTTTAGCTGGTCCATCTGGTTCTGGGAAGTCGACTTTTGCCATGGATATATTGCAAAGAGAGTGTCAGCGGCAGTATATGGAATCAATGGGATTGGTTACCGATGGCATGAGTAAACCAAAAGTTGATGAGATCATAGGATTGTCACCTTCTATTGCCATTAGCCAGAGGTTAACAAACAGAAGTCCCAGATCAACCGTAGGAACATCAACAGAAATACTCACTTATTTGAGAGTATTATATGCAAAGTTAGGGGAAAGACCATGCCCAAACTGTGGTCATATTGTAAAACCAGTATTTCAGGATGATTCGGACTTCGAGGTTGAGATTGAAGATCTGGATGATCAGCACTCTGATGAGGATTTCCAGGATGGAGAGTTTGTTGCATGTAACAACTGTCATACAAAGCTCCCAAAATTGAAAATGGCTAGCTTTTCCTTTAACAAACCAGATGGATTTTGTCCAACCTGTTCAGGTTTAGGTGTAGTTAGTACAATTGACTTGACACCTATTTTAGATAAGAACCTGTCAATAAAAGAAGGTGCTGTAAAGTTATGGGGAGATATCTTTGGAGAACATTATTCCAAGGTGTTTGAAACGGCAGGGAAACACTATGGAATAAAGCTGGATGCTTCAAAACCAGTAAAAGATTTCAATGAAATTGAACGATTGGTCTTTTATCATGGAGTTGAAAGTGAAGAGTTCAAGAAACTTTATCCAGACAAGAAAACTCCGAAAAGGGTCATGGATGGTAAATTTGAAGGCATAATTACCTTCATGAAAAAGAAATCTGCTGACAATATCCAGAAAGGCATCTCCAACAAAAAGATAGGAGCCTGCTTTAAGATGCAGGAATGTAGTGACTGTGAAGGAACTCGCCTTCGTAAGGAAAGCAGGGAAGTAACACTGAACAACAGATCTATTGTTGAATTATCGAACTATACGATTAAAGAGCTTCTGGAGTGGACAGATAGCATACCTGCGAACTTAACTGAAGAAAGTCTGATCATCGCAAAACCAGTACTTTTCGATATAAGAAAAAGAATCCTGGGTTTAGTGAACATCGGATTAGATTACCTGACAATTGGCAGAGCCATGACAACGTTATCCGGAGGAGAAGCTCAAAGACTAAGGCTGGCCTCCCTACTGGATTCTGGGTTAACTGGCGTGTTATATGTTTTAGATGAACCAACCACCGGACTTCATCCAAAGGACGTGGATAAACTAATTCATTCTTTGAAGAAATTAAGGGATCTTGGTAATACAGTACTTGTTATAGAGCATGACCTTGATTTCATAAAAGAAGCTGATCATGTGATTGATTTTGGTCCTGAGTCGGGTATTGAAGGAGGTCAAATTATAGCAGAAGGAACACCTGAAGAGATTAAAAATAATCCGACTTCAATTACTGGTAACTATTTAAATGCAAAGAACAGGTTAGTGAATGAAAATAAAGCATCAGTAAGAGATAAAATAAGTATTTTTAACGCTTACGAGCATAACTTAAAGAATGTAGATGTTTTCATTCCATTAAAGGAATTAGTCTGTTTCACAGGAGTTTCCGGTTCTGGTAAATCAACGTTGGTTTTTGATGTTCTGAATAACTGGATCATGAAGGAAAAAGTAAAGTGTGAAAAGATAGATGGACTTGGAAAAATTAGCAGGGTTATTAAAGTTGATCAAAAACCAATAGGAAGAGCTTCAAGATCAAATGTAGCTACTTACACCGATATTTTCACACCGATCAGAACACTTTTTTCAGGACTGGATGATGCAAAAAAGAGAAACTTGCATAAAAAGCACTTCTCCTTCAATATAAAAGGTGGAAGATGTGAGAAATGTTTCGGGCTGGGAGTGATCAACTTAGACATGCATTTTCTCCCGGATACTGATGTTCCTTGTCCGGTTTGTCATGGTAAGAGGTTCAAGAAAGACGTATTACAAGTTAAATATAAAGGATACAGCATCTCGGATATTTTGAACAGATCAATTGATGAAAATATTGAGATATTCAAATCTAAACCAGCTATTCATAATAAGTTAATGACGCTTAAAGAAGTCGGACTTGGATATTTAGAATTAGGACAATCAACAAGTACATTATCCGGAGGAGAGTGCCAAAGGATAAAACTATCCAAAGAGTTGGGAAAAACTAGTGATGAGAATACGTTGTTCTTATTAGATGAACCAACATCAGGATTACATCCACGTGATATTGACAAATTAATCAGGTTACTCAAGAGAATTGTTAGAGAAGGGAATACAGTTCTAATTATTGAACACTCTTTAGAAATGGTATCCAATGCCGATTGGATCATTGATTTGGGCCCTCAAGGTGGAAGTGATGGAGGTCAGATTATTTTTGAAGGAACGCCTATGGATATAATGGAATGTGAAGCATCCTATACGGGTAAATATCTAAAGTCCTTTCTGAATTAA
- a CDS encoding dihydrofolate reductase family protein, with the protein MSRNVILYIAMSMDGYIARKNGDVDWLEGDGSEPDADIGYDEFYGSIDTVIMGRKTYDQILTFGEYPYKGTRGYVYTSEKRDNNEDVEFTDENVEDLIGKLKKEDGKDIWLIGGAGVIDEFIKKNLIDEYFISVIPCVLGGGIALFKDNNPEIKLKLLKTEAVNGIAMLHYAKR; encoded by the coding sequence ATGAGCAGAAATGTTATTTTGTATATTGCAATGAGTATGGATGGCTACATCGCACGAAAGAACGGTGATGTTGACTGGCTGGAAGGTGATGGCTCTGAACCTGATGCGGATATTGGTTATGATGAATTCTACGGCTCCATTGATACAGTGATCATGGGTCGGAAGACATACGACCAAATACTTACTTTTGGGGAATATCCGTACAAGGGAACCAGAGGATACGTTTACACATCCGAAAAAAGGGACAACAACGAAGATGTTGAATTTACTGATGAAAATGTAGAGGATCTCATCGGGAAACTAAAGAAAGAGGATGGGAAAGACATCTGGTTAATAGGCGGTGCAGGGGTCATTGATGAATTCATTAAGAAAAATCTGATCGATGAATACTTCATTTCTGTTATACCATGTGTCCTGGGAGGAGGCATCGCTCTTTTCAAAGACAACAATCCCGAGATCAAGCTGAAACTGTTAAAGACTGAAGCTGTGAACGGAATAGCAATGCTCCACTATGCAAAAAGGTAA
- the radC gene encoding RadC family protein has protein sequence MPDHKVRIHDMPEEERPRERLLKHGPGSLSNAELLSIILRTGSKDENVLHMCSRILSEYNLKQLSQANISQLTKIRGVGPAKATQIAAVFELARKLEIFIDDPKRKIRSAGDVYSLLYSKHREVKKEVLTALYLDTKNQILREEVVSIGSLNANIVHPREVFKSALMESSASVILTHNHPSGDPAPSREDIAVTEKLVEGGKILGINVLDHVIIGDGRYVSLKEEGFIS, from the coding sequence ATGCCTGACCACAAAGTGCGAATACATGATATGCCTGAAGAGGAACGTCCCAGGGAACGCCTGCTAAAACACGGTCCTGGTTCTCTGTCCAATGCAGAACTATTATCGATCATCCTCCGTACAGGCTCAAAGGATGAGAACGTACTGCACATGTGCTCACGCATCCTTTCTGAATACAACCTGAAGCAGCTCAGTCAGGCAAACATCAGCCAGCTCACAAAGATACGCGGTGTCGGTCCTGCAAAGGCCACGCAGATAGCTGCTGTCTTTGAGCTTGCAAGAAAGCTGGAGATCTTCATTGACGACCCGAAAAGGAAGATAAGGTCTGCCGGAGATGTCTATTCTTTACTTTATTCTAAACACAGGGAGGTCAAGAAAGAGGTACTCACTGCTCTTTATCTTGATACCAAGAACCAGATACTGCGCGAAGAGGTGGTGTCCATTGGCAGCCTGAACGCGAACATTGTACACCCTCGCGAGGTATTCAAGTCTGCACTGATGGAGTCCTCGGCATCGGTCATATTAACACACAACCACCCATCCGGTGATCCTGCACCAAGCAGGGAGGATATCGCTGTTACTGAAAAGCTTGTTGAGGGTGGGAAGATCCTCGGGATCAATGTGCTTGATCATGTGATCATTGGGGATGGGAGATATGTCAGTTTGAAAGAGGAAGGTTTCATTAGTTGA
- a CDS encoding thiamine pyrophosphate-dependent enzyme → MNITDREIGTSEITGLEALYFGLIDSKVEMVTGVAGFPVTVVMNYFEKHTGPEITTMWMTNEKVALEAALGASASGKRSLVLTKHVGMNVLSDPLVTSVTHTIGAGVVIVAGDDPGVLASQNEQDSRWYGEVAEVAVFDPSNPDATYNSLVRAFELSESAKVPVIVRITDRLEKATGPVTRSSPIEKTEVTFDRSIWKLTMRGKHQHFHLHAQPLFLDEAENDPLTRTVKAEGSSKVGIISSGYPSALVDEILGETHPDVSHLSLNVVSPLPLRKLRQFISDHEKVIVIEESEPFIESHISICENVLGKITGHLPYGRIEKENISFAIGNCDKENVAEYTEVETIEKRGARSLCDDCLFLPVYRMLHDLDILIAGDMGCSIRSAPEPLEAVDVGFALGAAISTGSGFEKKSVAVIGDFGLAHSGIVGLINAVQNNRDVLVMVLDNRTAAMTGGQSTPDLTEAVKALCDDVTILDFNDPELAEGRIGELEELVRDKLSVKGVSVIYVRAECVLYG, encoded by the coding sequence ATGAACATCACTGACAGGGAGATCGGGACTTCAGAGATCACAGGACTTGAAGCACTCTATTTTGGACTGATCGACAGCAAGGTGGAGATGGTCACAGGAGTTGCCGGCTTTCCTGTCACTGTCGTAATGAACTATTTTGAGAAGCACACCGGTCCTGAGATCACCACAATGTGGATGACCAATGAGAAGGTCGCTCTGGAAGCAGCACTCGGTGCTTCCGCTTCAGGCAAACGATCTCTTGTTCTCACAAAGCATGTGGGAATGAACGTCCTTTCCGACCCCCTTGTCACATCTGTTACTCATACCATCGGTGCCGGTGTGGTCATCGTAGCAGGAGATGATCCCGGTGTCCTGGCATCACAGAATGAGCAGGATTCCCGCTGGTACGGTGAGGTTGCCGAGGTCGCTGTCTTTGACCCTTCCAATCCGGATGCCACCTACAATTCCCTTGTAAGGGCTTTCGAGCTTTCCGAAAGTGCAAAGGTTCCTGTTATAGTCAGGATAACCGACCGTCTGGAGAAGGCCACAGGACCTGTAACAAGGTCATCCCCTATCGAGAAGACAGAGGTTACGTTTGACAGGTCCATCTGGAAACTTACAATGCGTGGCAAGCACCAGCATTTCCACTTACATGCACAGCCACTGTTCCTGGACGAAGCAGAGAACGACCCGCTGACCCGAACTGTCAAAGCCGAAGGATCAAGCAAAGTAGGAATTATCTCTTCCGGCTATCCATCTGCACTCGTGGATGAGATACTTGGTGAAACCCACCCCGATGTCTCACATCTTTCACTTAATGTTGTATCCCCGCTTCCTCTCAGGAAATTGAGGCAATTCATATCCGACCATGAAAAGGTCATTGTCATCGAAGAAAGTGAACCCTTCATCGAATCCCACATCAGTATCTGCGAGAACGTACTGGGAAAGATAACTGGTCATCTACCCTATGGTCGCATCGAAAAAGAGAACATCTCTTTTGCCATCGGGAATTGCGATAAGGAGAATGTGGCTGAATATACTGAGGTCGAAACTATAGAGAAAAGGGGAGCTCGCTCCTTATGTGATGATTGTCTTTTCCTGCCGGTCTACAGAATGCTTCACGATCTGGATATCCTGATAGCAGGCGACATGGGCTGCTCCATACGCAGTGCTCCAGAACCCCTTGAGGCCGTTGATGTCGGCTTTGCACTTGGTGCCGCTATTTCCACAGGTTCAGGTTTTGAAAAGAAGTCCGTTGCTGTCATAGGTGATTTTGGACTTGCACATTCAGGTATTGTTGGTCTGATAAATGCTGTACAGAACAATCGTGACGTGCTGGTGATGGTGTTGGACAACAGGACCGCGGCAATGACAGGCGGGCAATCCACACCTGACCTTACGGAAGCTGTCAAGGCTCTCTGCGATGATGTCACGATCCTTGATTTCAATGATCCGGAGCTTGCTGAGGGCAGGATAGGGGAGCTTGAAGAGCTTGTGAGGGATAAGCTTTCCGTGAAAGGTGTTTCTGTTATTTATGTCAGGGCTGAATGTGTCTTGTATGGGTGA
- the mmp11 gene encoding methanogenesis marker protein 11, whose protein sequence is MKEVELTDPYTIPYRGIYVVCDEENKNAEIIEHTNCYSGAAWSRFHYARSPLIQQARAVGDMTRYLMSTGACDLSLQPSVAAAGIESVVVEGDEVSITYAGLGGGGVGATKCRAFAQGVLRYDVSESGGGKAAKGTIVVPRRERVLIGIDDTDTKEEGATWSMTHNIATALNCNESVYLSHSLVQLFPVSAKTQNCVSTVLEFGCVSKEAKEELLENLEAALLKYSVSDETGMVVLSSFEASKMEEYSTMCRSGELTKDIAMEHAQKNGVDVRLGGNGVIGALASLAWFARPDESVDLEAKL, encoded by the coding sequence ATGAAAGAAGTAGAACTTACAGACCCCTATACGATACCTTACAGGGGCATATATGTAGTCTGCGACGAGGAAAACAAGAACGCAGAGATCATTGAACATACCAATTGCTATAGCGGGGCTGCATGGTCACGTTTTCATTATGCAAGGTCGCCCCTGATACAGCAGGCAAGGGCTGTGGGTGACATGACCCGCTATCTTATGAGCACCGGGGCATGCGACCTTTCACTTCAGCCATCTGTGGCTGCTGCAGGAATTGAGTCCGTCGTGGTCGAAGGCGATGAGGTCTCCATCACCTATGCAGGCCTTGGTGGCGGTGGCGTGGGAGCTACCAAATGCAGGGCATTCGCACAGGGAGTATTGCGCTATGATGTGAGCGAATCCGGTGGCGGAAAAGCTGCCAAAGGAACTATAGTAGTTCCAAGGCGTGAGCGTGTCCTTATCGGGATCGATGATACCGACACAAAGGAAGAGGGTGCCACCTGGTCCATGACCCACAACATTGCAACTGCGCTCAACTGCAATGAATCCGTCTATCTTTCACATTCACTTGTACAGCTTTTCCCGGTATCTGCAAAGACGCAGAACTGTGTTTCCACTGTGCTGGAGTTCGGTTGTGTCAGCAAGGAAGCAAAGGAAGAGCTCCTTGAGAATCTTGAAGCTGCACTCCTCAAATACAGTGTGTCCGATGAGACCGGAATGGTCGTACTATCATCATTTGAAGCCTCCAAAATGGAGGAATACAGCACCATGTGTCGCAGTGGCGAGCTTACCAAGGATATCGCCATGGAACATGCACAGAAGAATGGTGTTGATGTCAGGCTCGGAGGTAACGGTGTGATCGGTGCTCTTGCATCACTTGCATGGTTCGCACGACCTGACGAATCAGTAGATCTGGAAGCAAAGTTATGA